Sequence from the Ooceraea biroi isolate clonal line C1 chromosome 2, Obir_v5.4, whole genome shotgun sequence genome:
gtatatggtatggaaaatatgtctgcgagaagatttagcccgattcgcaaaattaacaaagtaatagcacctaatagaaaataacctctggcgcgcgctcggcggttggaccgcgcggcacacaacagagcattgtgttagtattttaggtaggatcggaagatcgttattctttgaaggtcgtacatttgaattggagcctttgtatagtacaggttatatagtacaatgaatctctaaattcattgatttggacttttgctccaaaacatctccatgctggcgtgaaagttgttgaaatagcaacattcttggcagttataattttcaataaaggatttatgccaattttcaaacttatgaacgtgatgggagtcagtattggtcagcaagcggtgatgtacgcaaactcccggaacgaagctcgtatcacccgctcggagcggcgctccactaacttctctcgagatcagagaatgaatcgcagggaagagagatcagctctgcaggacttctacgaacaagaggaatgtcccctgtatggccctggactagccgattgatcgtaagtaacattatctctatgtaatcagtatgaaaaactttaaacgtgtttttctcgaaaccatgtttttcaaattggttcccatgatatctcaaaaaccagttaatcaattgactcaggcttttgcacacatcttcagtatatgtgtggctatagcccctaccacaatcaagtcgaaatattgttttttggaatttctacagccctgcaatggtgaaaaaaatggcacaagtcgaaacttaattttctcaatgaagtcatgttttaaattttcaacatttttttttcattctggtacctgctatagccacactcatactaattaagaatctctttggtttttttgtttcagatgagcagaacagctgaaatcatgggaaccatggaccaacttttttttcatgttcttatttaatatcatgtgcagcgcttatttatagttattgtctactacaaaaatttggaaacatacaccaaatatgtatgaataagcagggaaaaccctgcctcaaaaaaccttatacttttttcaaaaaaaattcaccaaaatagcatacaaattctgcttttacactagaatacccccttaaatcTTAAATCACGATcatgaagaaaaaaacaacATACGAAAAACAATTCCGTGATTTTATTCCATGATTTTTTCCGCAGACGACGGGAAAGGGACGAGGAATTAGCTTAGAGTAGTCGACGCATCGCGATGGAGAGACGCCGCCCGACGCGGGGAAAGAAAATCGACGTCGTCGGTGCTACCCGATAAACGCGCGCTATTAATACGGACCTGTGTGTTTTGCATCGATACTGGCCGCACGCTACTTCACGTCCGCGTAACAGCACCGATCACAGCACACGAGCGAAATCGCGCTCGTCCCCGCCGCAGGAGCGAAGTCCAGCGAATCCGCAGCAGTTCACACTTCGCTCCGATCAGCTCGGATCGCCAAGTGCACGATAGCAGCTCTCCGTTGCGTGGACGCATTTTGCAATCCAGTAGCGCGGCGACGTGCGGCCGCTCTTCACCGTGTGCTGCTTCTGctgccgcgacgcgacgtcgtcCTCACGAAATTCGCGAAGTTCTGCCCGGCCATACATGGTGCAATCGTCCAAGATCCTCGTCGAGGCCTTACCTTGCTGCGCGACCTCCTCGAGCACGGACGAAGGTAATGACACGCCGGGATTTCTCGTCGCTCTCGCGTTCTGTCATTTGCTCGCCTGCTCCCGATTCCCGACTCGATGTGGAGAAATAGAATAATCTTGTGAATTCCTGCTTATCTTTTTGAAAGTAGCGGAAAAATTTGTTGGagaaatttttagttttttttttaatttaaatgattatcgttttaattattatcccCCGAAAGAGTGTGCGGATAAAACTAACAACGTGAATATGGAATCTTAGAGAAACTTGTATTATAATCTATGATCGCTTGAATTATGATGTTCACTGTTGTGTCATGTCATTTACTACGTAGTCTTAGCTCCAGATCAATGCTAGTAAGCACATAGTTATGATAATGGCAATGATTCATCAATTAAGAGATACTTATAGGTAGCGATACGGCGTAGAATTGAAAAGGAAGATTTCATTTTTTCCGTTATGATTATTACCAGAATAAGAAACACATTTCAGCTTTTATAGCGTGTCCAATATATTGATgtattcatttaaaaatcGTAATCACGCTTCGTGAAtgttatcaatattaaatgcaacattattaaaaatagttttatttttttaatataaataaaagcttTTTTGGATAAACtctatatagatatttttttagatcCACTGTAAATGAGGacgcaataatataatacttttgtttGATTAGTTATATGTCAAgcataatcgaaatatttttactttcattGATCTGTCTCTGAATATGACATATCCTACATTCTAAATTTAACTGCAGTCCGTGCtcaatgtatatttaaagtataaattAGATAATGCGTGACCtcttaaagaaaattattgccCAAGATAGATACATGGGGGCCCAACACAGAGAGAGGGGAGTATTCTCAAACTTGTGCTTTATGTATGTTACCGTTGTAGAAGCAATGAAAGTAGAAcacaaaatattaatgcagTTTATGGAGACTAACAGGAATATCAATAGtataaaagagaattatatattattacatttgcgAGGTTGTGAgattgaaattatttcttccgCCATTAATGGCATGTTTTCAGGAAAAGTCTATGAGTCACGATATACTGTAATAAGATAAAGCTTATCACAGAGATATAAGTTCTGTTGATACTGACctttatctatataataataatatgaaatatgacaAAATTCTCCTATAGGTAGGATAACAATTAccttcttcattttttatattaaattcatttaGAATTTTATCTCTATTTGTTGCAAAATTATCAGATATATGCCGCATTTATTGAATAACAACTCAAGATAAAtggattaatgaaaaaaatgctgCTACTAATGACAGTAATCATGTATTGTGTCAGAAAATCATGTTGGTTTTGCAATgcacttatattttttatttatgttatgtCAATATAGGGTCGACGTGAACTCACTGAAGCAAAATAGATAGATGACAACTCTTTCAGAAGGAAGGTATGGCAAGCTTGATGGTGAATACTTCTAGTAGTAAAAACAGCTCGCGCAGTGGATCTCCCAGTAGAGCACCTTCGACATCTCAGTCGCATCAACAACAACAATCAACCGCAAACTTAGATCATACTCCAAAACTGCGTAATGCTCCAATGTAAGTTTCCATTAATagatatgtatgtgtgtatgtatgtttgtacatgtatatataagcttttatatatacaatatatatatatatttatttatttctagatataattttaaaactgtCAAATAAGATCTACATTCATTAAGATGCGCATGTAATTTATCTGTTTGCTATAACACAACTACGCAATATTACAACAttacaattgtaatattataatagtgtaatattaattgtgatattgtaaatttaataaaatcgtcATAACAAAcacagaaataatatttgctaAATTCTTTAGTTCTCAAGCAGGAGAGGGTAGCACAGGCAGTGGAagtagtggtggtggtggtggtactGGAAGTAGTTTCAGCATGAAAGGCAGTAGTAGACAGAGATCACCAGGAAATTTAATTCGTGTGGGAGATGCCATGGATGAACCAAGTGGTACTTCGAACACTGCCGAACCAGACGAGTTTGTGCCAAATATTCATCCACCGACTGATGATGAAGGAGTATGTATCGAAATACTTCccaatgaatatttttatacacatatTCATAAAGATTTAGGCAAGCCTAAtgacacacacgcacacacacacaaataaagatatataagaTACTTCCGGTATGAGGTAATAAAcgtttgcatttaaaaaataggcagGAAAATTGTTAGTTTGCGCATTTAATGTATGTATCTGGTATACAACATGACTTTACGTTCTTACATAACAGACTTACATAATATTGTCATTGTATATGCATTAATATGCATGGTAGATTATATAGGAGACCATGAGCAATCATTAATGTGCAGTCTCAGGTCGCAGGTTAAAAAAGCagtgcaattatttattcaatgcTTTGAGCACGATCaacttttaacaaattatttgtgTGAAATTGAGAGTAACTAAATTTCGCAAGCTGATGATTTATTGAATCTTAATATGAAGAAGAAGGCACAGAACAAATTGTatgttttctttaatatattgacactattaaaaatattaaaatattaagtattaaaaatatgttctttcttacatagtaacattattttcaaatttgtatctTGTAATCTttcaaatgataattaattaattaaatttatttaacgtaTTTGTAGGAACAATATCATGCTACCCAATCGTTCCTATCGAATGGCTCCTCTGAATTGATAAGTGATGATGTCGACTCCAGCGCAGCGCGGGTTCGTCAAGCTATCGAACATATTCAAAGTAAAATTGCCAAGACACGGGAGCAGATAAGAATAGAACAAACCACGCGGGATGGTACGCAAACACTTAATAAGTTTATCTAATGTGAATTCAGGAACGCAAGAACCTGTATTCTTAGTACACATGTACCTGTGTATCATCATACacagttatatattatttggtTTCTAGAAAAcgttaatgaatatttaaaattggcCGCTAATGCGGACAAGCAGCAGTTAACTAGGATTAAAACCGTATTTGAGAAGAAGAATCAAAAATCGGCGCACAGTATTTCGCAGTTGCAAAAGAAGTTGGACAGTTACACGAAAAAGCTGAGGAATTATGAGATGAACGGTGCACCTGCGAGTCACAGACAACCGAGGGAAGTGTTACGAGATATGGGTCAAGGGCTTAAGTAAGTATTACGCGAATGATTTTTCTAATGTTTAGTTTACTACTAAGCAGGAATATCTGCCTTGCCTCGCCCGTTGATACAACAGAGACAGCCTCTTCAGCTAATATGAACTTGCATTGCAGAAATGTGGGAGGAAACATCAGGGATGGAATCACTGGTTTTTCGGGGTGAGTGTTCGTACGAAAATAGACCCTATGCCTAAATATGCTGAAACTGTATTCTTATATGGTTGATTCATCTCGGGAGTTCTTAGAATTGCCTCCGTCTCCTAGTATCGTTTCGGCTTCTAATTAATTGCGTTTTCTTGAAAGCTCGAGAAtacttgaaaaagaaaaatttggttaaaaaatattgttatccaaaatgtcatatttatcTGTTATTGTATCTTATTGCAGAACCGTAATGTCTAAACCGAGAGAATTTGCTCATCTTATCAAGAACAAATTTGGAAGTGCTGATAACATAAATACTTTATCACGTAAGTagtatatcataaataaatattttaaatgaattttatatatcatcaagaaattataagatataatatacttatatatccTAGAGTAAcgattttacatattaataattataatattcatttaaaagATTAGACTCAAATTAGATATCATATATTCTTAAAGTAATACCTTAAAGTATAAACTTATAAAGCATTTGTCATTCCTTCTGTTTGGATATAAAaaccatttttaattatttgatttattttcaactaTTTAAATAACGAAGTTGCATAATTCTTACAGTGTGATATGTACAATCTATTCTTCTCATTTCTATTTGCTCAAATTTAAaacgttaaattaaaagaataaaatttttgtatcattttttGCTATCATGGCAGTTGAGAGTAGTAAGTAATGTGTTATCCAAAAAGCAAGAGTTTTTGTTACACTTTTTATTACACGCTTCGTGCACAGTATTCCTATATTTTCGGCTGCTTTGTATATTTTGAGCTTCTTAGTTTCTTTACAAAGCAATGATCAACTGATAACAACATTGCTCTTTCTAAAGTCTGGTATTAAAGAGTATTCTGGGTAGTATATGTATTGTTTACCTTCAATTTGtgcttattaaaatttataatttcttttatatgatTTGACGTGATTTATTACGATGTGTAGTCTTTTGTATAATCTCGTATCTTGtgttgcatatatatttatttatgttgtaTCATATAGCgatgttatgtaatttttgtagTCAGCTTctgtaattatgtattatttgcttttctttatttgttgTCAGTTATCCAATACTTATAACAATGCTAAAACAATACGTAACAATCTATGAAatgattgaaattatttatttgcaactgttgaaaaaagaggaaggacTACTCTCTGATCATTATCTAAAACAGAGTGACTTCATCATCATTTAAAGAGACTgcataacaaaataaataatttaaaaaataacctTTATTTCGGAAGGCCAAGCTGTGGTATTGGATAACAATTCTAACACGCCACCTCTGTGTCTCTGCAGATGGCTCGACTTTTTATGTAAACGATACACCGCATGCAGGTAATGGTGATAATACTAGCGTTGAGGAGGATAAAGCTCATCATGGCTCGGCTACGCTTCCCGGTGGGTGCAGTCTGGGCTCCACCCAAAGCGCGGCGGCGATGAAGTTTCCATCTGAGGAAGGGTCCGAGTGTTCCAGCGTAACTAGCGAGAGTGGACCCGGTAGTAGAGGACAGCCGCACACGTGTCACAGTAACAACGCAGCTCTCAGTCTCAAATCCATTTTCTCCGAACTACAGGAACATCGGGAGAACCTCGACCGGATGAGAGAGAAATTAGACAGTATAAAGGTATTATTTGTCACTTGCCTTGCCACTTTGGCAGAGATTCTGAATATAGTTTAAAACtaagtaaaatgtaataagGAAATTTTGCAATAGTACGTAATTGACAATAATgctaaatgttaattaattaattgacctgatttaaacaatgtatattaattttttacatttccttTACTTCTTAGACGTTACAGCAGGAAGTGACATATCTTTCTCATTCCCTCCAAGAAGAACGTTTTCGATGCGAACGTTTGGAAGAGCAGATCAATGACTTAACCGAGCTTCATCAGAACGAAGTGGAGAATTTAAAACAGACCATTACAGACATGGAGGAAAAAGTGCAATATCAAAGTGAAGACAGATTACGAGATATACATGAAATGTTGGAAAGTTGTCAAACGAAAATCTGTAAAATGGAACATCAGCAACAACAACACCAACAATACGTAACACTGGAGGGTCTGGATAACAGCAATGCAAGAGCATTGGTCGTAAAGTTGATAAATGTAGTATTAACAGTATTGCAAGTCATTTTGCTCCTTGTTGCGACAGGTGCTGGTATTATGATGCCTTTTCTCAGAACTAGGTAAGCTTATCGTGAGGCTATCGTAAATCTTTTTGTATTTCagcaattttaaaaacaaccATTTGACGactaaataaagaaatgttGGATTTACatcacaatatttatttataattaaatatttataacaactttatgaaatctAAGTATGCTGAAATACAAAATACTGCGATAATATCTGTTCATTCTCTTGGTTTTTGATTAAGTTTCATTCACGTCTCCATACTTCATAGTCTCTAATCATTCATCCAGATTTATTTTACGCACTCATTATTCTATTTTGTTTCCACGTGTCTGTTACAGCTGTACTAAGCCTCATTGTTTCATGTGCAGGGTGCGTATATTAACAACTACACTCGTTGTGCTGGGCATAGTATTTGTGCTCAAGCAATGGCCTGAGGTACATGATGTTGGTAGTCACCTCATGCGCCACCTTAAACAGACCCTCGCCATGAAGTAGCATTGTAAGtgaagaaaattttcttttatttttgttgtgATCGTTTTCCGTGCAATTTTGTTCGCGGaactgtaattttaattatgaagCAGTCCAAGTATAAAAAtctctaaataattttaaataatttaacactAAACCTACCACGCCGGTCAAATGACCGTTTTTaaagttttgattaaaaatgctGCATTCGGCAGAAATTCATAAACAGAAATTTCAATGTCTGGTCATTTTCTTCACTCTCGTCTTCAGAACCTGACAGCATTCTCATTCTTTTTTGTGCCCTACGTATATTGATAGTATTCAATAGGAATAAGTATATGTAAATTGTCGGTAGGTTTAGTGTTAAAagtttctaaataatttagaattaaataattttaattctaaataatttaccAGAGATGTTTTAAGAAAACAGCAAgtgtattctttttttttagggTGGAAtacttaaatttaatgaaacccTGTGATGAAGCTGGACACTACATCGGACACTGTATTGTTTGAAACTTTGCATCCATTTATCAGTGTGTAGCATTGGAGCAATaatagtatgtatatgtgtaaatAAGTTTACTTGTATTTTGGGTTGTTTAAATTCATTACTATCATTACGATCATATTATCGTTGTTTTTACCATAAAGCATaagtaatatgtatttttgatactattatttaaattaatgaagctgTTTTGCTATAAGAGAATacacattttaaattaatttgtacaaattttcattaatttcataattcacgCGTTACTTCAATTTAATTTGACAtttgctttctttttgtatGATTATGATATTAGCGATGTATATTGTTGGACATTAGAATTGACGACATTAGAAATTCCTTCGTGTTAAGGCACGAGAAATGATTCAAACGTTATGCAATATtgcttgattttatatatatatatatatatgtatgtgtgtggtGCATCGAAAGTTTGATTTCGCATATCAACATGTATCAATATATTCGTACATCATTTCTTCGTAGATGAATTGTCAAAATAACAAAGAAAACCAagtgagaaattattgtttaacataccagatttatattgttaatacatACCAGATTACTGTCTTCAACCTTTGGGGGTCTTTGGTCCAGTCACAATTTGTCAGTGTACAATCGATATGTTTCGAATCTGAAATGTATGtgtctacaagcgatatacataaatgaaaaatttgtaacATCCGAATCGTCCAATTGctaaacaataatataaattaaggcAGAGTTCTTATATCACTAAAGATAGCTGTTGTTCGGCATTGTATAAAGTAGTACGTATTGTATAccatttatttgttatttataagaTCCGATAAAGAGACAAGTTCTAGTTCAAATGCAagctttttaattatcattgttGTGCATTGCGTAAAATAGCTGGTGCCGCGCATGTAGCGAGAAAGAACAGTGAAGAATTTTATCGGAAATGACATTGAGAGACATCACTTTCATGGTATATAATTGTGAATGAGAAACTCGGAtgaaaaagggaagaaaattACGTACATTGCATGTTTTGTTGCATCATCTGATACCAAAAGAGGACCAACTGTCTCTTTCCTCTTATCCTACGAAGATTTACGACGCGTTGCAATTATGTGTACAAGAATGGAAAATTAGGggtgattttttattaattcagtGAGTCATTCTGATAATTGAAGACATAAATCTACGTGTATATTATAACGAGTGTGTAAAGAATTGAACCATGACAGTTAATCGATATGAGAGAAAGACTGAAGGACTACGTTGCTGTAAcaattatctttcttttttacattgGCGTGCACtataattttaagttttcactatcgaaaacaatttcttaCGACATTAATACCCTACgcgagataaatataaatttaataaaaacctGGAGTAATCGAGTAATCGATACGCGATAAAACGCAAGAGTTAGAATCTTAGCAACGTTTTTTAAACAAAGGCTCAATATCGGTTTTACGCTTCTTCAGTGCTTCATCACTGTTTAACAATATACCGTAAATGtagtttatatattcaatattttacagAACGCTTTTCTAGTTTTTCACGATCAAGGTGACCCAAGGTGTCTGAGCACTATTGTTATTCAACGTGATTGCAGCATAA
This genomic interval carries:
- the LOC105284020 gene encoding transmembrane and coiled-coil domains protein 2 isoform X1, with the protein product MASLMVNTSSSKNSSRSGSPSRAPSTSQSHQQQQSTANLDHTPKLRNAPISQAGEGSTGSGSSGGGGGTGSSFSMKGSSRQRSPGNLIRVGDAMDEPSGTSNTAEPDEFVPNIHPPTDDEGEQYHATQSFLSNGSSELISDDVDSSAARVRQAIEHIQSKIAKTREQIRIEQTTRDENVNEYLKLAANADKQQLTRIKTVFEKKNQKSAHSISQLQKKLDSYTKKLRNYEMNGAPASHRQPREVLRDMGQGLKNVGGNIRDGITGFSGTVMSKPREFAHLIKNKFGSADNINTLSLESNGSTFYVNDTPHAGNGDNTSVEEDKAHHGSATLPGGCSLGSTQSAAAMKFPSEEGSECSSVTSESGPGSRGQPHTCHSNNAALSLKSIFSELQEHRENLDRMREKLDSIKTLQQEVTYLSHSLQEERFRCERLEEQINDLTELHQNEVENLKQTITDMEEKVQYQSEDRLRDIHEMLESCQTKICKMEHQQQQHQQYVTLEGLDNSNARALVVKLINVVLTVLQVILLLVATGAGIMMPFLRTSCTKPHCFMCRVRILTTTLVVLGIVFVLKQWPEVHDVGSHLMRHLKQTLAMK
- the LOC105284020 gene encoding transmembrane and coiled-coil domains protein 2 isoform X4, coding for MASLMVNTSSSKNSSRSGSPSRAPSTSQSHQQQQSTANLDHTPKLRNAPISQAGEGSTGSGSSGGGGGTGSSFSMKGSSRQRSPGNLIRVGDAMDEPSGTSNTAEPDEFVPNIHPPTDDEGEQYHATQSFLSNGSSELISDDVDSSAARVRQAIEHIQSKIAKTREQIRIEQTTRDENVNEYLKLAANADKQQLTRIKTVFEKKNQKSAHSISQLQKKLDSYTKKLRNYEMNGAPASHRQPREVLRDMGQGLKNVGGNIRDGITGFSGTVMSKPREFAHLIKNKFGSADNINTLSLESSNGDNTSVEEDKAHHGSATLPGGCSLGSTQSAAAMKFPSEEGSECSSVTSESGPGSRGQPHTCHSNNAALSLKSIFSELQEHRENLDRMREKLDSIKTLQQEVTYLSHSLQEERFRCERLEEQINDLTELHQNEVENLKQTITDMEEKVQYQSEDRLRDIHEMLESCQTKICKMEHQQQQHQQYVTLEGLDNSNARALVVKLINVVLTVLQVILLLVATGAGIMMPFLRTSCTKPHCFMCRVRILTTTLVVLGIVFVLKQWPEVHDVGSHLMRHLKQTLAMK
- the LOC105284020 gene encoding transmembrane and coiled-coil domains protein 2 isoform X5 yields the protein MASLMVNTSSSKNSSRSGSPSRAPSTSQSHQQQQSTANLDHTPKLRNAPISQAGEGSTGSGSSGGGGGTGSSFSMKGSSRQRSPGNLIRVGDAMDEPSGTSNTAEPDEFVPNIHPPTDDEGEQYHATQSFLSNGSSELISDDVDSSAARVRQAIEHIQSKIAKTREQIRIEQTTRDENVNEYLKLAANADKQQLTRIKTVFEKKNQKSAHSISQLQKKLDSYTKKLRNYEMNGAPASHRQPREVLRDMGQGLKNVGGNIRDGITGFSGTVMSKPREFAHLIKNKFGSADNINTLSRNGDNTSVEEDKAHHGSATLPGGCSLGSTQSAAAMKFPSEEGSECSSVTSESGPGSRGQPHTCHSNNAALSLKSIFSELQEHRENLDRMREKLDSIKTLQQEVTYLSHSLQEERFRCERLEEQINDLTELHQNEVENLKQTITDMEEKVQYQSEDRLRDIHEMLESCQTKICKMEHQQQQHQQYVTLEGLDNSNARALVVKLINVVLTVLQVILLLVATGAGIMMPFLRTSCTKPHCFMCRVRILTTTLVVLGIVFVLKQWPEVHDVGSHLMRHLKQTLAMK
- the LOC105284020 gene encoding transmembrane and coiled-coil domains protein 2 isoform X2 translates to MASLMVNTSSSKNSSRSGSPSRAPSTSQSHQQQQSTANLDHTPKLRNAPISQAGEGSTGSGSSGGGGGTGSSFSMKGSSRQRSPGNLIRVGDAMDEPSGTSNTAEPDEFVPNIHPPTDDEGEQYHATQSFLSNGSSELISDDVDSSAARVRQAIEHIQSKIAKTREQIRIEQTTRDENVNEYLKLAANADKQQLTRIKTVFEKKNQKSAHSISQLQKKLDSYTKKLRNYEMNGAPASHRQPREVLRDMGQGLKNVGGNIRDGITGFSGTVMSKPREFAHLIKNKFGSADNINTLSHGSTFYVNDTPHAGNGDNTSVEEDKAHHGSATLPGGCSLGSTQSAAAMKFPSEEGSECSSVTSESGPGSRGQPHTCHSNNAALSLKSIFSELQEHRENLDRMREKLDSIKTLQQEVTYLSHSLQEERFRCERLEEQINDLTELHQNEVENLKQTITDMEEKVQYQSEDRLRDIHEMLESCQTKICKMEHQQQQHQQYVTLEGLDNSNARALVVKLINVVLTVLQVILLLVATGAGIMMPFLRTSCTKPHCFMCRVRILTTTLVVLGIVFVLKQWPEVHDVGSHLMRHLKQTLAMK
- the LOC105284020 gene encoding transmembrane and coiled-coil domains protein 2 isoform X3; amino-acid sequence: MASLMVNTSSSKNSSRSGSPSRAPSTSQSHQQQQSTANLDHTPKLRNAPISQAGEGSTGSGSSGGGGGTGSSFSMKGSSRQRSPGNLIRVGDAMDEPSGTSNTAEPDEFVPNIHPPTDDEGEQYHATQSFLSNGSSELISDDVDSSAARVRQAIEHIQSKIAKTREQIRIEQTTRDENVNEYLKLAANADKQQLTRIKTVFEKKNQKSAHSISQLQKKLDSYTKKLRNYEMNGAPASHRQPREVLRDMGQGLKNVGGNIRDGITGFSGTVMSKPREFAHLIKNKFGSADNINTLSLESNGSTFYVNDTPHAGNGDNTSVEEDKAHHGSATLPGGCSLGSTQSAAAMKFPSEEGSECSSVTSESGPGSRGQPHTCHSNNAALSLKSIFSELQEHRENLDRMREKLDSIKTLQQEVTYLSHSLQEERFRCERLEEQINDLTELHQNEVENLKQTITDMEEKVQYQSEDRLRDIHEMLESCQTKICKMEHQQQQHQQYVTLEGLDNSNARALVVKLINVVLTVLQVILLLVATGAGIMMPFLRTRVRILTTTLVVLGIVFVLKQWPEVHDVGSHLMRHLKQTLAMK